In the Phaseolus vulgaris cultivar G19833 chromosome 7, P. vulgaris v2.0, whole genome shotgun sequence genome, one interval contains:
- the LOC137829078 gene encoding uncharacterized protein, protein MKCLVVAIEYFTKWLEAEPVAQITAHKVQHFVWKNLVCRFGIPRRLVSDNGTQLTKHPQTNEQVESANGVLLKGLKKRLEKAKGTWVDEVPRILWAYHTTPQSTTKETPFSLVYGSDAMILVEIQESSPWFQNFVIEESNEGRRVNLDLLDEVREQAHVKAEALKRRVEHKQMSKLRPRQFQVADLVMTKVHPYQLENKLSPKWTDPFHVVEALGNRAYRLETLEGGAIPRTWNGVSLKFISVNVFLSIFMNNLNN, encoded by the exons ATGAAATGTCTAGTGGTGGCCATTGAATATTTTACCAAGTGGTTAGAAGCTGAACCAGTAGCACAGATAACTGCCCACAAGGTCCAGcacttcgtgtggaaaaacCTTGTATGTCGTTTTGGGATTCCAAGACGTTTGGTGTCTGATAACGGCACCCAGCTCACAA agcaccctcagacaaacgAACAGGTTGAGTCCGCCAACGGAGTCTTGCTCAAAGGCCTAAAGAAGAGGTTAGAGAAGGCTAAGGGGACTTGGGTTGATGAGGTACCTCGGATTTTGTGGGCATACCATACTACTCCACAGTCCACCACGAAGGAAACAcccttcagtttggtgtatggaTCAGACGCCATGATCCTTGtggagattcaggagagctcgccatGGTTCCAGAACTTCGTGATAGAGGAGTCTAACGAAGGGAGAAGGGTGAACCTAGATTTACTTGACGAGGTGCGAGAGCAAGCACACGTCAAAGCCGAAGCCCTAAAGAGAAGGGTTGAGCATAAACAAATGTCCAAGCTTAGACCTCGACAGTTCCAAGTTGCCGACCTGGTGATGACGAAAGTTCACCCCTAccagttggagaacaagttgtctcccaagtggaccgacCCATTTCACGTGGTAGAAGCACTTGGAAACAGGGCATACAGGCTCGAGACTCTGGAGGGTGGAGCCATACCTCGAACATGGAATGGGGTCAGCCTCAAGTTTATTTCAGTTAATGTATTTTTGTCAATCTTTATGAACAATTTGAATAAttaa